One window from the genome of Mumia sp. ZJ1417 encodes:
- a CDS encoding glutamyl-tRNA reductase, producing MSVLVVGVSHRSAPVSVLEQVALDGEEIAKVAQDALEASHVSESLVVSTCNRVEIYVEAERFHGSVEDISDLLVERSGLTRNDLLRHIYVHYDDAAVAHLFSVAAGLDSMVVGESQILGQVRTALQRGQDDATVGPALNVLFQQALRIAKRGHAETEIDRAGPSLVAASLELVAKAGHRLEDMRVLVVGAGAMASLAAATAARRGVASVSIANRTHASAERLALSIGATAVPWTELDDALGVADLVISCTGATGTVIGADQVRRATTGRAAPYVMIDLALPRDLDDDVAGLPGVMVLGLAALQEMLADEKGTADIDAVRDIVSSEVAAFLSARHAAKVTPTVVALRSMATGVVESELARLEGRLRDVDPEVVAELRQTVRRVADKLLHQPTVRIKEMAGRPDALTYANALADLFALDPASIEAVSSVDKPLSSGGGQA from the coding sequence ATGAGCGTCCTCGTCGTCGGCGTCTCGCACCGTAGCGCGCCGGTCTCCGTGCTGGAGCAGGTGGCTCTCGATGGTGAAGAGATCGCCAAGGTCGCCCAGGACGCGCTCGAGGCGAGCCACGTCAGCGAGTCGCTGGTCGTATCCACCTGCAACCGCGTCGAGATCTACGTCGAGGCCGAGCGCTTCCACGGGTCCGTCGAGGACATCTCCGACCTGCTCGTCGAGCGCTCGGGGCTGACCCGCAACGACCTGCTCCGCCACATCTACGTCCACTACGACGACGCTGCCGTCGCCCATCTGTTCTCCGTCGCCGCCGGGCTCGACTCGATGGTCGTCGGCGAGAGCCAGATCCTCGGCCAGGTCCGTACGGCGCTCCAGCGGGGCCAGGACGACGCGACCGTCGGTCCCGCGCTCAACGTGCTCTTCCAGCAGGCGCTGCGCATCGCCAAGCGCGGCCACGCCGAGACCGAGATCGACCGCGCAGGGCCGTCGCTCGTGGCCGCGTCCCTCGAGCTGGTCGCCAAGGCCGGCCACCGCCTGGAGGACATGCGTGTCCTCGTCGTCGGCGCCGGTGCGATGGCGTCCCTCGCTGCGGCCACTGCGGCACGACGTGGCGTGGCGAGTGTGAGCATCGCCAACCGGACCCACGCGAGCGCCGAACGGCTCGCGCTCAGCATCGGCGCCACCGCGGTGCCGTGGACGGAGCTCGACGACGCGCTGGGCGTCGCCGACCTCGTGATCTCATGCACCGGCGCGACCGGCACGGTGATCGGCGCCGACCAGGTGCGCCGCGCGACCACGGGCCGTGCAGCCCCGTACGTGATGATCGATCTCGCGCTCCCGCGTGACCTCGACGACGACGTCGCCGGCCTGCCCGGTGTCATGGTGCTCGGTCTCGCGGCGCTGCAGGAGATGCTCGCCGACGAGAAGGGCACCGCCGACATCGATGCCGTCCGCGACATCGTCTCGAGCGAGGTGGCGGCGTTCCTTTCGGCGCGGCACGCGGCCAAGGTGACCCCGACCGTGGTGGCACTGCGGTCGATGGCGACCGGTGTCGTGGAGTCCGAGCTCGCGCGGCTCGAAGGACGTCTGCGCGACGTCGATCCCGAGGTGGTCGCCGAGCTGCGTCAGACCGTGCGCCGCGTCGCCGACAAGCTGCTCCACCAGCCGACCGTACGGATCAAGGAGATGGCCGGCCGTCCGGACGCCCTGACCTACGCGAACGCCCTTGCCGACCTCTTCGCGCTCGACCCCGCGTCGATCGAGGCCGTCAGCTCGGTCGACAAGCCGCTCTCGAGCGGAGGTGGTCAGGCATGA
- a CDS encoding glutaredoxin family protein, producing the protein MVVYSKPGCHLCEDAVALVGQVCADLGVTWREVDISGDAELMHVYGEQIPVTFVDGRQHDFWRVDPTRLRTALTA; encoded by the coding sequence GTGGTCGTCTACTCCAAGCCGGGCTGTCACCTGTGCGAGGACGCGGTCGCGCTGGTCGGCCAGGTGTGCGCCGACCTCGGGGTCACGTGGCGCGAGGTCGACATCAGCGGCGACGCCGAGCTGATGCACGTCTATGGCGAGCAGATCCCAGTGACGTTCGTCGACGGACGTCAGCACGACTTCTGGCGGGTCGACCCGACGCGCCTGCGCACGGCCCTCACCGCCTGA
- the hemC gene encoding hydroxymethylbilane synthase, translated as MTLRVGTRASALATTQSAQVAERLSELTGVETTLVTISTEGDRNSRPLTDFGGQGVFVSALRDALLAGEVDVAVHSLKDLPTAPAEGIALAAVPPRVDPRDAVVARDGLTLGELPPGSRIGTGSPRRAAQLNALGLGVEVVGLRGNVDTRIGKVRNGELDAVVLAAAGLRRLGRIEEATELLDPLQVLPAPGQGALACECRADDSEVVALLAHLDDDATRAAVTAERSLLASLEAGCSAPVGAWAEVVDDDGTPQLWLRAFVGDPSGAPSIRLSATGSVQDPVGIGERLAAEMLAEGADSLMRAVAP; from the coding sequence ATGACCCTCCGTGTCGGTACGAGGGCGAGCGCACTGGCGACGACGCAGTCGGCGCAGGTCGCCGAGCGCCTCAGCGAGCTCACCGGCGTCGAGACCACGCTGGTGACGATCTCGACAGAGGGCGACCGCAACAGCAGGCCGCTGACCGACTTCGGCGGTCAGGGCGTGTTCGTGTCGGCGCTGCGCGATGCGTTGCTCGCCGGCGAGGTCGACGTCGCCGTCCACTCCCTGAAGGACCTTCCGACCGCACCCGCCGAGGGCATCGCGCTGGCTGCGGTGCCGCCGCGGGTCGATCCCCGCGACGCCGTCGTGGCGCGTGACGGTCTGACGCTCGGCGAGCTCCCGCCCGGTTCCCGGATCGGGACCGGCTCCCCGCGGCGCGCCGCCCAGCTCAACGCGCTGGGCCTCGGCGTCGAGGTGGTCGGCCTTCGCGGCAACGTCGACACGCGGATCGGCAAGGTCCGCAACGGCGAGCTGGACGCGGTCGTGCTGGCCGCCGCCGGTTTGCGTCGCCTTGGCAGGATCGAGGAGGCGACCGAGCTCCTCGACCCGCTGCAAGTTCTCCCCGCACCCGGGCAGGGTGCACTGGCGTGCGAGTGCCGTGCCGACGACAGCGAGGTCGTCGCCCTGCTCGCCCACCTCGACGACGACGCGACCCGCGCCGCCGTCACCGCAGAGCGCAGCCTGCTCGCCTCCTTGGAGGCGGGATGCTCGGCCCCCGTGGGGGCGTGGGCCGAGGTCGTCGACGACGACGGCACCCCCCAGCTGTGGCTCCGCGCCTTCGTCGGAGATCCCTCCGGCGCACCGTCCATCCGACTGTCCGCGACCGGATCCGTCCAGGACCCGGTCGGGATCGGCGAACGTCTCGCTGCCGAGATGCTCGCCGAGGGCGCCGACTCGCTGATGCGAGCCGTGGCCCCATGA
- the cobA gene encoding uroporphyrinogen-III C-methyltransferase produces MRTVSTSTATRKRKASEPEQAAPAGSAADDATAPDAVTRPVGHVSFVGAGPGDADLLTLRAKELIDAADVVIIESPEQAALVPEGAEVVDGGHGEDGGVLTPSARGRLVVKHAKGGKNVVRLLVGDPFTFATGPEEAQACNKANISFEIVPGVSSASAVPAYAGVPLTSRSHREVAIVRMGETKIDWAPYAGDQTVVILSAVNTIKDVANGLMEAGRAPETPVAMTRVGTTTEQSTLVSTLEKVAADAKAAKMAPPAVTVVGDVVNLRDTLSWFETKPLFGWRVLVPRTKEQAATLANRLRSYGAVSEEVPTISVEPPRNPQQMDKAVRGLVEGRYEWVAFTSVNAVKAVREKFDEYGLDARAFSGLKVAAVGEKTAEAIAAWGIRPDLVPSGEQSARGLLEDWPPYDALLDPINRVFLPRADIATEALVAGLVELGWEVDDVTAYRTVRAAPPPAPTREAIKSGKFDAVVFTSSSTVRNLVGIAGKPHATTVIACIGPATAQTAEEHGLRVDVVAPSPSAEVLADALADFGAKRRRTMIDAGDPVTKPSQRTKGSRRRS; encoded by the coding sequence ATGAGAACCGTGAGCACCTCCACCGCCACCCGTAAGCGCAAGGCGAGCGAGCCCGAGCAGGCCGCGCCTGCTGGCAGTGCTGCCGACGACGCGACGGCCCCGGACGCCGTGACGCGTCCCGTCGGCCACGTGAGCTTCGTCGGGGCAGGACCGGGTGACGCCGACCTCCTCACGCTCCGCGCGAAGGAGCTGATCGACGCCGCCGATGTCGTGATCATCGAGTCCCCGGAGCAGGCGGCACTCGTGCCCGAGGGCGCAGAGGTCGTCGACGGCGGTCACGGCGAGGACGGCGGGGTGCTGACCCCGTCGGCACGCGGCCGTCTGGTCGTGAAGCACGCCAAGGGTGGCAAGAACGTCGTACGGCTCCTCGTGGGCGACCCGTTCACCTTTGCGACGGGCCCCGAAGAGGCCCAGGCCTGCAACAAGGCGAACATCTCCTTCGAGATCGTTCCCGGCGTCTCGTCGGCGTCGGCCGTCCCGGCGTACGCCGGTGTCCCGCTGACGAGCCGCTCGCACCGCGAGGTCGCCATCGTCCGCATGGGCGAGACCAAGATCGACTGGGCCCCGTACGCCGGTGACCAGACCGTCGTCATCCTCAGCGCCGTCAACACGATCAAGGACGTCGCGAACGGCCTCATGGAGGCCGGTCGTGCCCCCGAGACCCCCGTCGCGATGACGCGGGTCGGGACGACCACCGAGCAGTCGACGCTGGTCTCGACGCTCGAGAAGGTCGCTGCCGACGCCAAGGCCGCCAAGATGGCGCCTCCTGCGGTCACGGTGGTCGGCGACGTCGTCAACCTGCGCGACACGCTGTCGTGGTTCGAGACCAAGCCGCTGTTCGGCTGGCGCGTCCTGGTGCCCCGCACCAAGGAGCAGGCCGCGACCCTCGCCAACCGTCTGCGCAGCTATGGCGCGGTCTCCGAGGAGGTCCCCACGATCTCCGTCGAGCCCCCGCGCAACCCGCAGCAGATGGACAAGGCCGTGCGCGGCCTCGTCGAGGGCCGGTACGAGTGGGTCGCGTTCACCAGCGTGAACGCCGTCAAGGCCGTCCGCGAGAAGTTCGACGAGTACGGTCTGGACGCGCGCGCGTTCTCCGGCCTCAAGGTCGCCGCGGTCGGTGAGAAGACCGCCGAGGCGATTGCCGCCTGGGGCATCCGCCCGGACCTGGTCCCCAGCGGGGAGCAGTCGGCGCGGGGTCTGCTCGAGGACTGGCCGCCGTACGACGCGCTGCTCGACCCGATCAACCGGGTCTTCCTCCCGCGTGCCGACATCGCGACGGAGGCGCTCGTCGCCGGTCTGGTCGAGCTCGGCTGGGAGGTCGACGACGTGACGGCTTACCGCACCGTGCGCGCCGCGCCGCCGCCGGCGCCGACCCGCGAGGCGATCAAGTCCGGCAAGTTCGACGCGGTGGTCTTCACCTCGAGCTCGACGGTCCGCAACCTCGTGGGCATCGCCGGCAAGCCGCACGCCACGACCGTGATCGCCTGCATCGGCCCGGCGACCGCGCAGACCGCCGAGGAGCACGGCCTGCGGGTCGACGTGGTCGCGCCGTCGCCGTCCGCGGAGGTCCTCGCCGACGCGCTCGCGGACTTCGGCGCGAAGCGTCGTCGGACGATGATCGACGCGGGTGACCCGGTCACCAAGCCGTCGCAGCGCACCAAGGGCTCGCGCCGCCGGAGCTGA
- a CDS encoding lytic transglycosylase domain-containing protein has protein sequence MAERDERTERGDKSSSWWQTTAALLPCALIAGAWGAAVAMPGQGGPVDAAAYTAYDEGSPEVPVSGPNLQVTPGQDPVQQQSLSQVAGPPVVSAPSDIPAPALAAYQRAASVMAATKPECKLSWELLAAIGRVESNHGQFGGATVMSTGATTRAIIGIPLNGTNNTARIPDTDKGAWDGDAVWDRAVGPMQFIPSTWTSVGVDADGDGKANPNNINDAALGAAVYLCVGGHDLSTDTGARAALMSYNRSTTYADQVLTIARGYGSANPIGLLPNAPFPGSPSLPLGPLGPTPLSPLPGGPGAGNSQPTPTIVKLTVKPPKPVKPPKGSLTVQPGKPTPPPTKPTDPPTKPTDPTDPTTPTDPTDPTDPTTPTDPTDPTTPTDPTTPTDPTPTEPSTPTEPDPTDPPTTQPDPEPTATELAQVFCATLGVSGETLQKCVDAYVTAYANGKEAAEAAASAAV, from the coding sequence ATGGCGGAACGCGACGAGCGCACCGAGCGCGGCGACAAGAGCAGCAGCTGGTGGCAGACGACCGCAGCGCTGCTCCCCTGCGCGCTCATCGCCGGCGCCTGGGGCGCCGCCGTCGCGATGCCGGGCCAGGGCGGTCCGGTCGACGCCGCCGCCTACACCGCGTACGACGAGGGGTCCCCCGAGGTCCCCGTGAGCGGCCCCAACCTCCAGGTCACGCCCGGTCAGGACCCGGTCCAGCAGCAGTCACTGAGCCAGGTCGCGGGTCCGCCCGTGGTCTCGGCCCCCTCGGACATCCCCGCGCCCGCCCTCGCCGCCTACCAGCGGGCCGCCAGCGTCATGGCCGCGACCAAGCCCGAGTGCAAGCTCTCGTGGGAGCTGCTCGCCGCGATCGGCCGCGTCGAGTCCAACCACGGCCAGTTCGGTGGCGCCACCGTCATGAGCACCGGCGCGACGACGCGCGCCATCATCGGGATCCCCCTCAACGGCACCAACAACACCGCACGCATCCCCGACACCGACAAGGGCGCCTGGGATGGCGACGCGGTCTGGGACCGCGCGGTCGGCCCGATGCAGTTCATCCCGTCCACGTGGACCTCCGTCGGGGTCGACGCCGACGGTGACGGCAAGGCCAACCCCAACAACATCAACGACGCGGCGCTCGGCGCAGCGGTCTACCTCTGTGTCGGCGGCCACGACCTGAGCACCGACACAGGCGCCCGCGCGGCGCTGATGTCGTACAACCGCTCCACCACGTACGCCGACCAGGTCCTGACGATCGCGCGCGGCTACGGCTCCGCCAACCCGATCGGTCTGCTCCCGAACGCCCCGTTCCCCGGCTCGCCCTCCCTGCCGCTGGGCCCCCTGGGTCCCACGCCACTCTCCCCGCTCCCGGGTGGCCCGGGCGCCGGCAACTCACAGCCGACCCCGACGATCGTGAAGCTCACCGTCAAGCCGCCCAAGCCCGTCAAGCCCCCCAAGGGCAGCCTGACGGTCCAGCCCGGCAAGCCGACACCTCCGCCGACGAAACCGACGGACCCGCCGACCAAGCCGACCGATCCCACGGACCCGACCACGCCGACGGACCCGACCGATCCGACCGATCCGACGACGCCGACGGATCCCACCGATCCCACGACGCCGACAGACCCGACGACGCCCACCGATCCGACGCCGACCGAGCCCAGCACTCCGACGGAGCCGGACCCGACCGACCCGCCGACGACGCAGCCCGACCCCGAGCCCACGGCGACCGAGCTCGCCCAGGTGTTCTGCGCGACGCTCGGGGTCAGCGGCGAGACGCTCCAGAAGTGCGTCGACGCCTACGTCACGGCGTACGCGAACGGCAAGGAAGCCGCCGAGGCTGCCGCGTCGGCCGCTGTCTGA
- a CDS encoding AMP-binding protein — translation MTVNVAELAGRQAMADPHGTAFVEGYGAERALTWAAFDDQVSRVAAWFSGQGLVAGQRVALVLGNRLELPVTYFAALRLGLIVVPANPRAPRDEVTALCATTGVRLVVCEAEWADAFARAGLPTVVTGHEAPQAPVRPFSELLQVTPGPNGLPPAPPDPETTALLMATSGTSTDQRVVILSHRALLANMEQVAAIEPAPVRPDDVVVIMLPLFHVFALNAVLGQAVRQGACSVLVDRFHVEGTLEVVVRHGVTVVPLAPPVVAAWCGRPGVQAALAGVRLLLSGAAPIEADLVEEFGVTSGHPLQQGYGLTEAAPVVTTTLGRPRDKPTSVGAPVAGLELRLVDKDGADAELGDPGEIWLRGPNLLSGFWPDGSGGPQDDGWFATGDVGILDADGDLMLVDRLRDLVIVSGFNVFPREVEEVLADAPGVAEVAVVGVEDRETGEAVRAYVVASHPDADADELAASALEHAQGRLARFKVPREIVVVDSLPHTTTGEISKSRLRAAEARRGVLGLQ, via the coding sequence ATGACGGTGAACGTCGCGGAGCTCGCGGGCCGGCAGGCGATGGCCGACCCTCACGGCACAGCATTCGTGGAGGGGTACGGCGCGGAGCGCGCCCTGACCTGGGCGGCCTTCGACGACCAGGTCTCGCGCGTCGCGGCCTGGTTCTCCGGGCAGGGGCTCGTTGCCGGGCAGCGTGTCGCGCTCGTGCTCGGCAACCGCCTCGAGCTGCCCGTCACGTACTTTGCTGCGCTCCGCCTCGGCCTGATCGTGGTCCCGGCGAACCCTCGTGCGCCTCGCGACGAGGTCACCGCGCTGTGCGCCACCACGGGTGTCCGGCTCGTCGTCTGCGAAGCCGAGTGGGCTGACGCGTTCGCCCGGGCCGGGCTGCCGACCGTCGTCACAGGCCACGAGGCCCCGCAGGCTCCCGTACGACCGTTCTCCGAGCTCCTCCAGGTCACGCCCGGCCCCAACGGACTCCCGCCGGCGCCGCCGGATCCCGAGACCACAGCGCTGCTGATGGCGACCTCGGGCACCTCGACCGACCAGCGCGTCGTGATCCTCAGCCATCGCGCCCTGCTGGCCAACATGGAGCAGGTCGCGGCCATCGAGCCCGCACCCGTGCGGCCCGACGACGTCGTCGTGATCATGCTTCCGCTCTTCCACGTCTTCGCGCTCAACGCCGTGCTCGGGCAGGCCGTGCGTCAGGGTGCCTGCAGCGTGCTCGTCGACCGGTTCCACGTCGAGGGGACCCTCGAGGTGGTCGTACGCCACGGGGTGACCGTGGTGCCCCTCGCCCCTCCGGTCGTCGCCGCCTGGTGCGGCCGGCCGGGCGTCCAGGCGGCGCTCGCCGGCGTCCGGCTCCTGCTCAGCGGCGCGGCGCCGATCGAGGCCGATCTCGTCGAGGAGTTCGGCGTGACCTCGGGCCATCCGCTCCAGCAGGGGTACGGCCTCACCGAAGCGGCGCCGGTCGTCACGACCACGCTCGGGCGGCCGCGCGACAAGCCCACGTCGGTCGGTGCTCCGGTCGCGGGTCTCGAGCTCCGCCTGGTCGACAAGGACGGCGCCGATGCCGAGCTCGGTGACCCGGGGGAGATCTGGTTGCGTGGCCCCAACCTGCTCAGCGGGTTCTGGCCCGACGGGTCGGGAGGGCCGCAGGACGACGGCTGGTTCGCCACCGGCGACGTCGGCATCCTCGATGCCGACGGCGATCTGATGCTCGTCGACCGCCTCCGCGATCTCGTCATCGTGTCCGGCTTCAACGTCTTCCCGCGGGAGGTGGAGGAGGTCCTCGCCGACGCGCCCGGCGTGGCGGAGGTGGCCGTCGTGGGTGTCGAGGACCGTGAAACCGGCGAGGCCGTACGGGCGTACGTGGTCGCCTCGCACCCCGACGCCGACGCCGACGAGCTCGCCGCTTCTGCGCTCGAGCACGCCCAGGGCCGCCTGGCCCGGTTCAAGGTTCCTCGTGAGATCGTGGTCGTGGACTCGCTGCCGCACACGACGACCGGCGAGATCTCCAAGAGCCGCCTTCGGGCGGCCGAGGCGCGACGAGGAGTGCTGGGGCTGCAGTGA
- the hemB gene encoding porphobilinogen synthase: MVSRDGAFPDVRPRRLRTTAAMRRMVSETSVEPRQLVLPMFVAEGLAQPREISSMPGVVQHTRDSARKAVVEAAELGLGGVMLFGVPERKDATGSGAVADDGILNVAIRDVREEVGDALVVMSDLCLDEFTDHGHCGVLTADGRVDNDATLAIYAEMALAQARAGAHLLGPSGMMDGQVGVIRRALDQAGLTDTGVLAYAAKYASAFYGPFREAVSSSLEGDRRTYQQDPANGREALREVALDIAEGADIVMVKPAMGFLDVVASVRAAVDVPVAAYNISGEYAMVEAAAAKGWIDRDAAIAETLLSIRRAGADIVLTYWASEYAARLAR; this comes from the coding sequence ATGGTCTCGCGCGACGGTGCCTTCCCCGACGTCCGGCCCCGACGTCTCCGCACCACTGCGGCCATGCGCCGGATGGTGTCGGAGACGTCGGTGGAGCCGCGCCAGCTCGTGCTGCCGATGTTCGTCGCCGAGGGGCTCGCGCAGCCGCGCGAGATCTCGAGCATGCCGGGCGTCGTCCAGCACACGCGTGACTCGGCGCGCAAGGCCGTCGTCGAGGCGGCCGAGCTCGGTCTCGGGGGCGTCATGCTCTTCGGGGTGCCGGAGCGCAAGGACGCGACCGGCTCCGGCGCAGTCGCCGACGACGGCATCCTCAACGTCGCGATCCGTGACGTCCGCGAGGAGGTCGGCGACGCGCTGGTCGTGATGTCGGACCTGTGCCTCGACGAGTTCACGGATCATGGCCACTGCGGCGTCCTGACCGCCGACGGACGGGTGGACAACGATGCGACGCTCGCGATCTACGCCGAGATGGCGCTCGCCCAGGCGCGTGCAGGGGCTCACCTGCTGGGCCCCAGCGGCATGATGGACGGCCAGGTCGGTGTCATCCGCCGGGCGCTGGACCAGGCGGGCCTCACCGACACGGGGGTGCTGGCGTACGCGGCCAAGTACGCGTCGGCGTTCTACGGCCCCTTCCGCGAGGCGGTGTCGTCGTCGCTGGAGGGTGATCGCCGGACGTACCAGCAGGATCCGGCCAACGGCCGCGAGGCGTTGCGAGAGGTGGCGCTCGACATCGCCGAGGGCGCCGACATCGTCATGGTGAAGCCGGCGATGGGCTTCCTCGACGTGGTGGCCTCGGTCCGCGCCGCGGTCGACGTGCCCGTGGCGGCCTACAACATCTCGGGCGAGTACGCGATGGTCGAGGCCGCCGCCGCCAAGGGCTGGATCGACCGGGATGCCGCGATCGCCGAGACCCTGCTCTCGATCCGGCGCGCGGGCGCCGACATCGTGCTGACCTACTGGGCGAGCGAGTACGCCGCCCGCCTCGCGCGCTGA
- a CDS encoding HAD family phosphatase has translation MLAGEAAAAAAEVESTLAVPPDLEAAAFFDVDNTIMQGASLFHLARGLYKRRFFTTREIASAAWKQAYFRYAGVEDPEHVDSARASALAFIAGHRVSELEEVGDEIFDETMASRIWPGTRALAQRHLDDGQRVWLVTAAPVEIARIIARRLGLTGALGTVAESVDGVYTGRLVGDMLHGPAKADAILALTRDEGLDLDRCSAYSDSFNDLPMLSLVGHPCAVNPDAHLRDHARREGWMIRDFRTGRRAAKAGLVGAAIAGAVTGAALGAARARRH, from the coding sequence ATGCTCGCCGGCGAGGCGGCTGCGGCTGCGGCCGAGGTCGAGTCGACGCTGGCCGTGCCCCCCGATCTCGAGGCAGCCGCGTTCTTCGACGTGGACAACACGATCATGCAGGGCGCGTCGCTGTTCCACCTCGCCCGCGGGCTCTACAAGCGTCGGTTCTTCACGACCCGCGAGATCGCCAGCGCCGCCTGGAAACAGGCATACTTCCGCTACGCGGGTGTCGAGGACCCTGAGCATGTCGATTCCGCGCGCGCGTCGGCGCTGGCGTTCATCGCCGGCCACCGCGTCAGCGAGCTCGAGGAGGTCGGCGACGAGATCTTCGACGAGACGATGGCGAGCCGGATCTGGCCGGGGACGCGCGCGCTCGCGCAGCGGCATCTCGACGACGGGCAGCGCGTCTGGCTGGTCACCGCGGCGCCGGTCGAGATCGCCCGCATCATCGCGCGCCGCCTCGGGCTGACCGGCGCGCTCGGCACGGTGGCGGAGTCCGTCGACGGCGTCTACACCGGTCGGCTGGTCGGCGACATGCTTCACGGCCCCGCCAAGGCGGACGCGATCCTCGCGCTCACCCGCGACGAAGGCCTCGACCTCGATCGCTGCTCGGCATACTCCGACTCCTTCAACGACCTGCCCATGCTCTCGCTCGTCGGCCACCCCTGCGCCGTCAATCCCGACGCGCACCTGCGCGACCACGCGAGGCGCGAGGGCTGGATGATCCGCGACTTCCGCACGGGGCGTCGCGCGGCGAAGGCCGGGCTCGTCGGCGCCGCGATCGCGGGGGCCGTCACCGGCGCCGCCCTCGGAGCGGCCCGCGCCCGCCGCCACTAA
- a CDS encoding redox-sensing transcriptional repressor Rex, with protein MNQLRAQANGRPVSGIPEATVARLPVYLRALTGLGETGLRTVSSEQLAAAAGVNSAKLRKDLSYLGSYGTRGVGYDVEYLRYQIAREIGVNQDWAVVIIGIGNLGQALSNYGGFRSRGFRIVALVDGDRSRVGEVHGDLPIQHTDELDRLVTEHACSIGVIATPGDAAQEVADRLVAAGVTSILNFAPAVLAVPEGVDVRKVDLSIELQILAYHEQRKRAPGVEVEA; from the coding sequence GTGAACCAGCTGCGAGCGCAGGCCAACGGCCGGCCCGTCTCGGGAATCCCTGAGGCGACGGTCGCGCGGCTCCCGGTCTATCTGCGCGCACTCACCGGTCTTGGTGAGACCGGACTCCGGACGGTGTCGTCCGAACAGCTGGCCGCGGCAGCGGGAGTCAACTCGGCCAAGCTCCGCAAGGACTTGTCTTATCTGGGATCTTATGGCACCCGCGGTGTCGGCTATGACGTGGAGTACCTCCGCTACCAGATCGCGCGCGAGATCGGCGTCAACCAGGACTGGGCCGTCGTCATCATCGGCATCGGCAACCTGGGTCAGGCGCTGTCCAACTACGGCGGGTTCCGCTCACGCGGCTTCCGCATCGTCGCGCTGGTCGACGGCGACCGCAGCCGCGTCGGTGAGGTCCACGGCGACCTCCCGATCCAGCACACCGACGAGCTCGACCGTCTCGTCACCGAGCACGCATGCTCGATCGGCGTGATCGCGACCCCGGGTGACGCCGCGCAAGAGGTCGCCGACCGTCTCGTCGCCGCAGGTGTGACGAGCATCCTCAACTTCGCCCCGGCGGTCCTCGCCGTCCCCGAGGGTGTCGACGTCCGCAAGGTCGACCTGTCGATCGAGCTCCAGATCCTCGCGTACCACGAGCAGCGCAAGCGGGCCCCCGGTGTGGAGGTCGAGGCATGA